A window of the Oryza brachyantha chromosome 5, ObraRS2, whole genome shotgun sequence genome harbors these coding sequences:
- the LOC102704245 gene encoding nucleolar protein 16: MGGSRRKLKRSRTKVRVGLPRKKPREFKPAFDLPEELAAAAAAEGGGHAPSWDSEGSVVKNYAAFGVVANPNLLGAHARGTPRLVQSAPLQAPDVDAARAPVDEFEPVDPGSDLESDDLKSALGKQRRDGKSAPLEPLTKVQRIYVGRLIEKHGDDYKAMFMDIKLNTMQHSVGTLKKLCERYHVVGKNMIHPL, from the exons ATGGGGGGATCGCGCCGCAAGCTCAAGCGCTCCCGCACCAAGGTGCGCGTGGGCCTGCCGCGCAAGAAGCCGCGGGAATTCAAGCCGGCCTTCGACCTGCCCGAGGAgctcgcggccgcggccgcagcCGAGGGCGGCGGGCACGCGCCGAGCTGGGACTCGGAGGGCAGCGTGGTGAAGAACTACGCCGCGTTCGGGGTCGTCGCCAACCCCAACCTTCTCGGCGCGCACGCCCGCGGCACGCCGCGCCTCGTCCAGAGCGCGCCGCTCCAGGCGCCGGACGTCGACGCGGCGCGCGCCCCCGTCGACGAGTTCGAGCCCGTCGACCCTGGCAGCGACCTCGAGTCCGACG ATCTGAAATCTGCGCTTGGAAAGCAAAGACGGGATGGGAAATCTGCACCTTTGGAACCACTGACTAAAGTTCAACGAATTTATGTCGGCAGATTAATAGAGAAGCACGGAGATGACTACAAG GCCATGTTCATGGATATCAAGCTGAACACAATGCAGCACTCAGTTGGTACACTGAAAAAGCTCTGTGAAAGATATCACGTAGTTGGCAAGAACATGATCCATCCTCTGTAA
- the LOC102714834 gene encoding PHD finger-like domain-containing protein 5A — protein MAKHHPDLIMCRKQPGIAIGRLCEKCDGKCVVCDSYVRPCTLVRVCDECNYGSFQGRCVICGGVGISDAYYCKECTQQEKDRDGCPKIVNLGSAKTDLFYERKKYGFKKR, from the coding sequence ATGGCAAAGCATCATCCCGATCTCATCATGTGCAGGAAACAGCCTGGCATTGCAATTGGTCGATTGTGTGAGAAATGTGATGGCAAGTGTGTCGTCTGTGACTCATACGTGCGCCCATGTACACTTGTCCGGGTCTGTGATGAGTGCAACTATGGCTCCTTCCAGGGAAGGTGTGTCATCTGTGGAGGGGTTGGCATCTCAGATGCCTACTACTGCAAGGAGTGTACTCAGCAAGAAAAGGATCGAGATGGATGCCCCAAGATTGTCAATCTTGGAAGTGCCAAGACCGATCTCTTCTATGAACGGAAGAAGTATGGTTTTAAGAAGAGATGA